From Nematostella vectensis chromosome 14, jaNemVect1.1, whole genome shotgun sequence, a single genomic window includes:
- the LOC125559780 gene encoding micronuclear linker histone polyprotein-like: MTRNQVSAQVKRKQESAQVTRNQESARVTRERASDKKPSERARDKKPRKRASDKKKAREHASDKKARERASDKKKPTRERASDKKPRERASDKKARERASDKKPRERASDKKARERTSDKKARERASDKKARERASDKKPRKRASDKKARERASDKKARERASDKKARERTSDKKARERTSDKKARERASDKKARERTSDKKARERTSDKKARERASDKKKARERASDKKARERTSDKKARERASDKKARERASDKKPRERASDKKARERTSDKKARERASDKKKPKSARVTRKQESARVTRKQESARVTRKQESARVTRKQESARVTRKQEIARVTRERASDKKARERASDKKARERASDKKARERTSDKKARERTSDKKARERTSDKKARERASDKKARERTSDKKARERTSDKKARERASDKKKARERASDKKARERTSDKKARERASDKKARERASDKKPRERASDKKARERTSDKKARERASDKKKPS; the protein is encoded by the exons ATGACCAGAAACCAAGTTAGCGCACAAGTGAAAAGAAAGCAAGAGAGCGCGCAAGTGACAAGAAACCAAGAGAGCGCGCGAGTGACAAGAGAGCGCGCGAGTGACAAAAAACCAAGCGAGCGCGCGCGTGACAAGAAACCAAGAAAGCGCGCGAGTGACAAGAAGAAAGCAAGAGAGCACGCAAGTGACAAGAAAGCAAGAGAGCGCGCAAGTGACAAGAAGAAACCAA CAAGAGAGCGCGCGAGTGACAAGAAACCAAGAGAGCGCGCAAGTGACAAGAAAGCAAGAGAGCGCGCGAGTGACAAGAAACCAAGAGAGCGCGCGAGTGACAAGAAAGCAAGAGAGCGCACGAGTGACAAGAAAGCAAGAGAGCGCGCGAGTGACAAGAAAGCAAGAGAGCGCGCGAGTGACAAGAAACCAAGAAAGCGCGCAAGTGACAAGAAAGCAAGAGAGCGCGCGAGTGACAAGAAAGCAAGAGAGCGCGCGAGTGACAAGAAAGCAAGAGAGCGCACGAGTGACAAGAAAGCAAGAGAGCGCACGAGTGACAAGAAAGCAAGAGAGCGCGCGAGTGACAAGAAAGCAAGAGAGCGCACGAGTGACAAGAAAGCAAGAGAGCGCACGAGTGACAAGAAAGCAAGAGAGCGCGCGAGTGACAAGAAGAAAGCAAGAGAGCGCGCAAGTGACAAGAAAGCAAGAGAGCGCACGAGTGACAAGAAAGCAAGAGAGCGCGCGAGTGACAAGAAAGCAAGAGAGCGCGCGAGTGACAAGAAACCAAGAGAGCGCGCGAGTGACAAGAAAGCAAGAGAGCGCACGAGTGACAAGAAAGCAAGAGAGCGCGCGAGTGACAAGAAGAAACCAA AGAGCGCGCGAGTGACAAGAAAGCAAGAGAGCGCACGAGTGACAAGAAAGCAAGAGAGCGCGCGAGTGACAAGAAAGCAAGAGAGCGCACGAGTGACAAGAAAACAAGAGAGCGCGCGAGTGACAAGAAAGCAAGAGATCGCGCGAGTGACAAGAGAGCGCGCAAGTGACAAGAAAGCAAGAGAGCGCGCGAGTGACAAGAAAGCAAGAGAGCGCGCGAGTGACAAGAAAGCAAGAGAGCGCACGAGTGACAAGAAAGCAAGAGAGCGCACGAGTGACAAGAAAGCAAGAGAGCGCACGAGTGACAAGAAAGCAAGAGAGCGCGCGAGTGACAAGAAAGCAAGAGAGCGCACGAGTGACAAGAAAGCAAGAGAGCGCACGAGTGACAAGAAAGCAAGAGAGCGCGCGAGTGACAAGAAGAAAGCAAGAGAGCGCGCAAGTGACAAGAAAGCAAGAGAGCGCACGAGTGACAAGAAAGCAAGAGAGCGCGCGAGTGACAAGAAAGCAAGAGAGCGCGCGAGTGACAAGAAACCAAGAGAGCGCGCGAGTGACAAGAAAGCAAGAGAGCGCACGAGTGACAAGAAAGCAAGAGAGCGCGCGAGTGACAAGAAGAAACCAAGTTAG